From Roseburia hominis, the proteins below share one genomic window:
- a CDS encoding AAA family ATPase, whose protein sequence is MADTQSITSNCKVIAIANQKNGTGKITTTVNLGIGLANEGKRVLLVDADPQGDLTTSLGWTDQDNLSVTLATQMEKTIRDEPIEAREGILRHEEGVDLIPSNIELSGMEMTLVNAMSREFTMKSYLAELKKDYDYILIDCMPSLGMLTINALAAADSVIVPVQAHYLPLKGMTQLMKTIGKVQRQINPGLKVDGVLLTLADMRTNIARATADSLKQNYGRVIKVYQTVIPVAVKAAETSAAGQSIYSYDKNGAAAKAYQAFTREVVRDGEKQRNKNAASLSR, encoded by the coding sequence CTGGCTGACACACAAAGCATAACATCTAATTGCAAAGTTATTGCCATTGCCAACCAAAAGAACGGCACTGGAAAGATAACAACAACGGTCAATCTGGGGATTGGACTTGCAAATGAAGGAAAGCGGGTGCTTCTTGTGGACGCTGATCCACAGGGAGATTTGACCACTTCGTTAGGGTGGACAGACCAGGACAATCTATCTGTAACACTGGCTACCCAAATGGAGAAAACAATCCGTGATGAACCGATTGAGGCAAGGGAGGGGATTTTACGCCATGAAGAAGGCGTTGACCTGATTCCCTCTAATATCGAGTTGTCGGGTATGGAAATGACGCTCGTAAATGCCATGAGCCGGGAGTTTACCATGAAATCCTATTTGGCGGAGTTAAAGAAGGATTACGACTATATTCTCATTGACTGTATGCCAAGTTTAGGTATGCTGACAATCAATGCACTTGCTGCGGCGGACAGTGTGATTGTGCCAGTGCAGGCGCATTATCTGCCATTAAAGGGCATGACACAGTTAATGAAAACCATAGGAAAAGTGCAGCGGCAGATCAATCCCGGATTGAAGGTGGACGGTGTATTGCTGACACTGGCGGATATGAGGACAAATATTGCCCGTGCAACAGCCGACAGTCTGAAACAGAATTATGGAAGGGTAATCAAAGTGTACCAGACTGTAATTCCGGTTGCGGTAAAAGCAGCGGAAACTAGCGCCGCTGGACAGAGCATTTACAGTTATGACAAGAATGGGGCAGCGGCAAAGGCGTATCAGGCATTTACGAGGGAGGTGGTAAGAGATGGCGAAAAGCAGAGAAATAAAAATGCCGCTTCCCTCAGCCGCTGA
- the uvrA gene encoding excinuclease ABC subunit UvrA produces MAEEKQFIKIRGANEHNLKNLDVDIPRNKLVVLTGLSGSGKSSLAFDTIYAEGQRRYMESLSSYARQFLGQMEKPDVESIEGLSPAISIDQKSTNRNPRSTVGTVTEIYDYFRLLFARVGTPHCPKCGREIKKQTAEQMTDQILELPEGTRIQLLAPVVRGRKGTHVKLLERAKKSGYVRVRIDGNMYELSEAISLDKNIKHSIEIVVDRLVVKPGIKKRLDDSVESVLHLAEGLLIVDVIGQEPMNFSESFSCPDCGISIEEIEPRSFSFNNPFGACPECFGLGYKMEFDEDLMIPDRSLSINQGAIAVTGWQSCTDKSSFTHAILEALSEAYGFDLDTPFEEYPEKVRDILIHGTGGREVKVHYRGQRGEGIYDVAFEGLIRNVERRYRETGSETMKAEYESFMRITPCRECGGQRLKKSALAVTVGGKNIHEVTSLSIEKLQKFMNELELTKTQEMIGGQILKEIRARIQFLMDVGLDYLTLGRATGSLSGGEAQRIRLATQIGSGLVGVAYILDEPSIGLHQRDNDKLLTTLKHLRDLGNTLIVVEHDEDTMLAADHVIDIGPGAGEHGGELVAQGTAADIMKAGRSITGEYLSGRKRIAVPEHRAEPTGWIKVVGAAENNLKNIDVRFPLGVMTCVTGVSGSGKSSLVNEILYKTLARKLNRARVIPGKHKRIEGLEQLDKVIAIDQSPIGRTPRSNPATYTGVFDLIRDLFAATADAKARGYKKGRFSFNVKGGRCEACSGDGIIKIEMHFLPDVYVPCEVCQGKRYNRETLEVKYKGKSIYDVLNMTVEEALHFFENVPSIRRKMETLYDVGLSYIRLGQPSTTLSGGEAQRIKLATELSRRSTGKTVYILDEPTTGLHFADVHKLTDILRRLAADGNTVIVIEHNLDVIKTADYIIDIGPEGGDKGGTIVAIGTPEQIAACPASYTGKYIDMMLQKV; encoded by the coding sequence ATGGCAGAGGAAAAGCAGTTTATTAAAATACGGGGGGCAAATGAGCATAATTTAAAAAATCTGGATGTGGACATTCCGCGGAATAAACTGGTGGTACTTACCGGACTCAGTGGCTCAGGAAAATCCTCCCTCGCGTTTGACACGATATATGCGGAAGGACAGAGACGTTATATGGAATCGCTGTCGTCCTATGCGCGGCAGTTCCTGGGACAGATGGAGAAACCGGACGTTGAGAGTATTGAGGGGCTTTCGCCTGCAATTTCGATCGATCAGAAATCTACGAACCGCAACCCGCGTTCCACGGTAGGCACCGTGACAGAAATTTATGATTATTTTCGACTTTTGTTTGCGCGTGTCGGGACACCACATTGTCCAAAGTGTGGACGCGAGATCAAAAAGCAGACAGCTGAGCAGATGACGGATCAGATACTGGAACTTCCGGAAGGAACAAGGATTCAGCTTTTGGCACCGGTGGTCCGCGGCAGAAAGGGGACACATGTAAAGCTCCTGGAGCGGGCAAAAAAGAGCGGCTACGTGCGGGTACGGATCGACGGGAATATGTATGAATTATCAGAAGCGATTTCTCTGGATAAAAATATTAAGCATTCTATTGAAATCGTAGTGGACCGTCTGGTAGTAAAACCCGGAATCAAAAAGCGATTGGACGATTCCGTGGAAAGCGTACTTCATCTTGCAGAGGGATTGCTCATAGTAGATGTGATTGGTCAGGAGCCGATGAATTTCAGCGAGAGCTTTTCCTGTCCGGATTGTGGAATCAGTATAGAAGAGATTGAACCACGCAGCTTTTCTTTTAATAATCCATTTGGCGCCTGCCCGGAGTGTTTTGGACTGGGGTATAAGATGGAATTCGACGAGGATTTGATGATCCCGGATCGTTCGCTGAGTATTAATCAGGGAGCGATCGCTGTTACCGGCTGGCAGTCCTGTACGGATAAATCCAGCTTTACACATGCAATCTTAGAGGCACTTAGCGAGGCGTATGGGTTTGATCTGGATACTCCCTTTGAAGAATACCCGGAGAAGGTGCGTGATATACTGATACACGGTACTGGTGGCCGTGAGGTAAAAGTGCATTACCGCGGGCAAAGGGGAGAAGGCATTTATGACGTGGCATTTGAAGGGCTGATCCGCAATGTGGAGCGCAGATACCGTGAGACGGGGTCCGAGACGATGAAAGCGGAATATGAAAGTTTCATGAGAATCACGCCCTGTCGGGAATGTGGCGGACAGCGTCTGAAGAAGTCTGCACTTGCAGTTACCGTTGGGGGAAAGAATATCCATGAAGTGACGTCGCTTTCGATTGAGAAGCTGCAGAAATTCATGAATGAATTGGAACTCACCAAAACGCAGGAAATGATCGGCGGACAGATTTTAAAAGAGATCAGAGCGCGTATTCAGTTTCTGATGGATGTAGGGCTGGATTATCTGACTCTGGGCAGAGCAACAGGAAGCCTGTCAGGAGGAGAAGCACAGCGTATCCGGCTGGCCACACAGATTGGCTCCGGTCTTGTAGGCGTGGCGTATATTTTGGATGAGCCGAGTATTGGACTGCACCAGAGAGATAATGATAAACTCCTGACAACTTTAAAACATCTTCGGGATTTGGGAAATACACTGATTGTTGTGGAGCATGATGAGGATACGATGCTGGCAGCGGATCATGTCATCGACATCGGCCCGGGAGCCGGAGAGCATGGCGGTGAGCTGGTGGCCCAGGGTACCGCGGCTGATATTATGAAGGCCGGGCGCTCGATTACAGGGGAATATTTAAGTGGAAGAAAAAGGATCGCTGTTCCTGAGCATAGAGCTGAGCCGACAGGTTGGATCAAAGTCGTGGGTGCAGCGGAGAATAATTTGAAAAATATTGATGTCAGATTCCCGCTGGGAGTGATGACGTGCGTTACCGGAGTCTCGGGCTCCGGAAAAAGTTCACTGGTGAATGAAATATTATACAAGACGCTGGCGCGCAAATTGAACCGGGCAAGAGTGATTCCGGGGAAGCATAAACGGATAGAAGGCTTGGAGCAGCTGGATAAGGTCATTGCGATCGATCAGTCGCCGATCGGCAGGACGCCCCGGTCCAATCCGGCGACCTACACGGGAGTGTTCGATTTGATCCGCGACCTGTTTGCCGCTACGGCAGATGCAAAAGCACGGGGATATAAAAAAGGAAGATTTAGTTTTAATGTAAAGGGCGGCCGGTGCGAGGCCTGCAGTGGCGACGGAATCATCAAGATTGAGATGCATTTCCTGCCGGATGTATACGTTCCCTGTGAGGTTTGTCAGGGAAAGAGGTATAACAGGGAAACATTGGAGGTAAAATACAAAGGAAAAAGTATTTACGATGTGCTAAATATGACGGTGGAGGAAGCACTGCATTTCTTTGAGAATGTTCCGAGTATTCGAAGAAAGATGGAAACGCTGTATGACGTAGGTCTTTCCTACATCCGTCTGGGTCAGCCTTCTACTACGCTGTCGGGCGGAGAAGCACAGCGAATCAAGCTGGCAACGGAGCTGAGCCGCAGAAGTACAGGCAAGACCGTCTATATTCTGGATGAGCCGACTACAGGGCTTCATTTTGCGGATGTTCATAAACTGACGGATATTTTGAGACGCCTTGCTGCGGATGGAAATACAGTGATCGTTATTGAACATAATTTAGACGTGATCAAGACGGCAGACTATATTATCGACATTGGTCCGGAAGGCGGCGATAAGGGTGGAACTATCGTAGCCATAGGAACGCCGGAGCAGATTGCGGCGTGTCCTGCCTCCTATACCGGAAAATACATTGATATGATGCTACAAAAAGTGTAA
- a CDS encoding type II toxin-antitoxin system Phd/YefM family antitoxin: MTIDTNTMISITEANQNFSRVTKLVDEHGTAVILKNNIPRYLVIDFSKAEKEKVAPTEEVTAISERLLKQNMEAYEVLAK; the protein is encoded by the coding sequence ATGACGATAGATACCAATACCATGATTTCCATTACAGAGGCAAACCAGAACTTTTCCAGAGTAACAAAGTTGGTAGATGAACATGGAACAGCAGTTATTCTGAAGAATAATATTCCCCGATACCTTGTAATTGATTTCAGCAAAGCAGAAAAAGAGAAAGTGGCACCTACAGAAGAGGTGACTGCTATATCTGAGCGTCTGCTCAAGCAGAATATGGAGGCATACGAGGTGCTTGCCAAATGA
- a CDS encoding type II toxin-antitoxin system death-on-curing family toxin, with product MIILSKEQVLMLHERLIEATGGSKGIRDEGLLDSALSNPFQSFGGEELYPSVQAKASQLCYGLVKNHAMLDGNKRLGTHVMLVFLALNGYELEYSQKELSDIILALAAGEVRADDLLQWIIEHQK from the coding sequence ATGATTATTCTATCAAAAGAGCAGGTGCTGATGCTTCATGAGCGTCTGATAGAGGCTACGGGAGGAAGTAAAGGAATCAGGGATGAAGGGCTGTTGGATTCGGCATTGTCCAATCCATTTCAGTCTTTCGGAGGAGAAGAATTATATCCTAGTGTTCAGGCAAAAGCTTCACAGCTTTGTTACGGGTTGGTAAAAAACCATGCAATGCTGGATGGGAATAAAAGATTGGGGACGCATGTGATGTTGGTGTTTCTGGCTTTGAATGGTTATGAGCTGGAGTACAGCCAGAAAGAGTTAAGCGATATTATTTTAGCACTGGCAGCGGGAGAGGTTCGTGCGGATGATCTTTTGCAATGGATAATTGAACACCAAAAATAA
- a CDS encoding DDE-type integrase/transposase/recombinase: protein MHYNTKNFSDASAMAQFRLALIAPVIHGLYPDASRNAYYQRVTEKPLTLPDGSVFQYSPKTLSKWASLYQNGGIDALMPRERSDKGSTRALPDTAIEEIYRLKEAFPRLNATQIHRHLVEEAFIPASVSVCAVQRFVKKHDLKSARNPSMRDRKAFEEDAFGKMWQADTCYLPYITEGGQRRRVYCIMIIDDHSRFLVGGGLFYNDNAYNFQKVLKNAVASHGIPAKLYVDNGCSYSNEQLSLICGSIGTVLLHTKVRDGASKAKIERQFRTFKETWLYTLDMDSITSLAQFNSLLRDYIRTYNTSMHSGIGCTPMERYQKTRCAIQMPKSREWLEECFLNRINRKVNKDSTVSIDKVSYDVPMQFISSKVEIRFLPDDMSSAYILYEGEHYPIRPTDKNENCRTKRNNTPSIDYSKIGGAC from the coding sequence ATGCATTACAACACCAAAAACTTTTCAGACGCATCTGCTATGGCACAGTTCCGGCTCGCACTCATTGCACCGGTCATCCATGGCCTTTATCCGGATGCGTCCAGAAACGCCTATTACCAGCGGGTAACGGAAAAACCCCTCACCCTGCCTGACGGCTCTGTATTCCAGTACAGCCCCAAGACCCTCAGCAAGTGGGCCTCTCTTTACCAGAATGGCGGCATTGACGCGCTCATGCCCCGGGAACGTTCCGACAAAGGCTCCACACGCGCCTTGCCGGACACGGCCATTGAAGAGATCTACCGGCTGAAAGAGGCTTTCCCACGCTTAAACGCAACCCAGATCCACCGCCATCTTGTGGAGGAAGCTTTTATCCCCGCCTCTGTCAGCGTCTGCGCCGTCCAGCGCTTCGTGAAAAAGCATGACCTGAAGTCGGCGCGCAATCCATCTATGAGGGACAGGAAAGCTTTTGAGGAAGATGCCTTTGGGAAAATGTGGCAGGCGGATACCTGTTACCTCCCTTATATCACGGAAGGCGGGCAGCGCAGGAGGGTTTACTGCATTATGATCATTGATGACCACTCGCGTTTCCTGGTGGGCGGCGGCCTTTTTTATAACGATAACGCCTATAACTTCCAGAAAGTTTTAAAAAACGCAGTTGCCTCCCACGGCATTCCGGCGAAACTCTATGTCGACAATGGCTGCAGCTACTCAAATGAACAGCTCTCCCTGATCTGCGGCTCCATCGGCACGGTCCTCCTTCATACAAAAGTGCGGGACGGCGCCAGCAAGGCCAAGATCGAACGCCAGTTCAGGACATTCAAGGAGACCTGGCTTTATACGCTGGACATGGATTCCATCACGTCCCTGGCACAGTTCAATTCCCTCCTGCGGGACTATATCCGCACCTACAATACTTCCATGCATTCCGGCATCGGCTGTACCCCCATGGAACGTTACCAGAAGACGCGCTGTGCCATACAGATGCCAAAGTCCAGGGAATGGCTGGAGGAATGTTTCTTAAACCGCATCAACAGGAAGGTGAATAAGGATTCCACTGTCTCCATCGACAAGGTCTCCTATGACGTCCCCATGCAGTTCATCTCATCCAAAGTTGAGATCCGCTTCCTTCCCGACGATATGTCCTCTGCCTACATCCTTTATGAGGGGGAGCATTATCCCATCCGGCCGACAGATAAAAATGAAAACTGCAGGACAAAACGTAACAACACCCCTTCTATTGATTATTCAAAGATAGGAGGTGCCTGCTGA
- the uvrB gene encoding excinuclease ABC subunit UvrB produces the protein MDHFELVSEYAPTGDQPQAIEQLVKGFKEGNQCQTLLGVTGSGKTFTMANVIQQLNKPTLIIAHNKTLAAQLYGEFKEFFPNNAVEYFVSYYDYYQPEAYVPSSDTYIAKDSAINDEIDKLRHSATAALSERKDVIIVASVSCIYGLGSPIDYQEMVISLRPGMIKDRDEVLQKLIEIQYDRNDMDFKRGTFRVRGDVVEIFPAYSEKIAYRVEFFGDEVDRITEIDTLTGEILNVIGHVAIFPASHYVVSKDSMERAIGEIEEELEAQVRYFKGEDKLLEAQRIAERTNFDIEMMRETGFCSGIENYSRHLTGLAPGQPPHTLIDYFPDDFLMIIDESHKTVPQIGAMYHGDQSRKSTLVDYGFRLPSAKDNRPLSFEEFEGKIDQVMFVSATPGEYEEQHELLRAEQVIRPTGLLDPEVEVRPIEGQIDDLVAEVNKETAKKHKVLITTLTKRMAEDLTDYMRELGIRVKYLHSDIDTLERTEIIRDMRLDVFDVLVGINLLREGLDIPEITLVAILDADKEGFLRSETSLIQTIGRAARNSEGHVIMYADMITDSMRVAIEETRRRRKIQMAYNEEHGITPQTIQKSVRDLISISKKVAAEEMRLEKDPESMSREELEKLVKDLTKQMKKAAAELNFEAAAELRDKLIELKKQIQEMD, from the coding sequence ATGGATCATTTTGAATTAGTATCAGAATACGCCCCAACCGGCGACCAGCCGCAGGCGATCGAACAATTAGTAAAAGGCTTCAAGGAAGGTAACCAATGCCAGACGCTTCTTGGTGTCACCGGCTCCGGCAAGACCTTCACGATGGCAAACGTCATCCAACAACTGAATAAACCAACTCTGATTATCGCCCACAATAAGACATTGGCGGCACAGCTATACGGCGAATTCAAGGAATTTTTCCCCAATAATGCGGTGGAGTATTTTGTCTCGTACTACGATTACTACCAACCCGAAGCCTATGTCCCGTCGTCGGACACCTACATTGCCAAGGATTCTGCCATCAACGACGAGATTGACAAGCTGCGCCATTCGGCGACAGCGGCGCTTTCCGAACGGAAAGATGTTATCATCGTCGCCAGCGTTTCCTGTATTTACGGTTTAGGCTCCCCGATTGATTATCAGGAAATGGTCATCTCTCTTCGTCCCGGTATGATCAAGGACAGAGACGAAGTATTGCAGAAACTGATCGAGATTCAGTACGACAGGAACGACATGGATTTTAAGCGCGGCACATTCCGGGTGCGGGGCGATGTGGTAGAGATATTCCCGGCATATTCCGAAAAAATAGCATACAGAGTAGAATTTTTCGGAGATGAGGTGGACAGAATCACGGAGATCGACACCCTTACGGGGGAGATTCTGAATGTGATTGGGCATGTGGCAATCTTCCCGGCGTCTCACTACGTGGTTTCCAAAGACAGTATGGAACGTGCGATTGGAGAGATCGAGGAGGAGCTGGAAGCGCAGGTACGATATTTTAAAGGAGAAGATAAGCTGCTGGAGGCGCAGAGGATTGCCGAAAGAACGAATTTTGATATAGAGATGATGCGGGAGACTGGTTTTTGCTCGGGAATCGAGAACTATTCGAGACATTTGACCGGGCTTGCTCCGGGACAGCCGCCGCACACCTTGATCGACTATTTCCCGGACGACTTTTTGATGATCATCGATGAGTCCCACAAAACGGTTCCGCAGATAGGCGCTATGTATCATGGGGATCAGTCGAGAAAATCTACTTTGGTCGATTACGGATTTCGTCTGCCCTCAGCTAAGGACAACAGACCCTTGAGTTTTGAGGAATTTGAGGGTAAAATTGATCAGGTAATGTTTGTTTCCGCAACGCCGGGCGAGTATGAGGAGCAGCATGAGCTTCTGCGGGCAGAGCAGGTGATCCGCCCGACGGGACTTCTGGATCCTGAGGTGGAGGTACGCCCGATAGAGGGACAGATTGATGATCTTGTGGCGGAAGTGAATAAAGAGACTGCGAAAAAGCATAAAGTACTTATCACGACTTTGACAAAGCGGATGGCAGAAGATCTGACCGATTATATGCGTGAACTGGGAATTAGAGTGAAATATTTACACTCAGATATAGATACTCTGGAGAGGACGGAGATCATTCGTGATATGCGTTTGGATGTGTTTGATGTTCTAGTGGGAATTAACCTTTTAAGGGAAGGTTTGGACATTCCGGAGATCACGTTGGTAGCAATTCTTGATGCGGATAAAGAGGGATTCCTGCGTTCAGAGACGTCCCTGATCCAGACGATCGGTCGTGCAGCACGAAATTCGGAAGGCCATGTAATCATGTATGCGGATATGATCACGGATTCGATGCGGGTCGCGATCGAAGAGACCAGAAGGCGGCGTAAGATTCAGATGGCGTATAATGAAGAGCACGGTATCACGCCCCAGACGATCCAGAAATCAGTACGGGATCTGATCAGCATTTCCAAGAAGGTCGCAGCAGAAGAAATGCGGCTTGAAAAGGATCCGGAATCTATGAGCAGAGAGGAACTGGAAAAACTGGTGAAGGATTTGACGAAGCAGATGAAGAAGGCCGCAGCAGAACTGAACTTTGAAGCGGCAGCAGAGCTGAGAGACAAATTGATTGAATTGAAGAAGCAAATTCAGGAGATGGACTAG
- a CDS encoding SpaA isopeptide-forming pilin-related protein, translating into MSRNQQSAVKVSASGNTLTITSNKALPDEVLLSATKKIPTVSSSAKLIAYGDPSLQDVVTGVENTAAVNAYLNVKIPYGHIQIVKTSEDGVVEGLKFHITGNGVDQTVVTGKDGTMKVKNLNPGTYTVTELTENRYEPQKEQKVKVTGGETTKVEFSNMRQRTIKLKNRLYSS; encoded by the coding sequence TTGAGCAGGAACCAGCAGAGTGCAGTAAAGGTCAGCGCATCGGGCAATACGTTGACCATCACATCCAATAAAGCGTTGCCGGATGAGGTGCTGTTGTCGGCAACCAAGAAAATCCCAACGGTCAGCAGCAGTGCAAAGCTGATTGCATATGGTGACCCGTCTTTGCAAGATGTGGTAACGGGTGTGGAAAATACTGCCGCTGTCAATGCCTACCTGAATGTGAAAATCCCTTACGGGCATATCCAGATCGTGAAAACGTCAGAGGATGGCGTAGTGGAGGGGTTGAAATTCCATATCACAGGCAATGGCGTTGACCAGACGGTTGTAACCGGGAAGGATGGCACCATGAAGGTGAAAAACCTGAATCCGGGAACTTACACTGTGACCGAGCTTACAGAGAACCGCTATGAGCCGCAGAAAGAGCAGAAGGTAAAGGTTACAGGCGGGGAGACTACAAAGGTAGAGTTTTCCAATATGAGGCAAAGAACTATAAAACTTAAAAATAGGTTGTATTCTAGCTAG
- a CDS encoding ParB/RepB/Spo0J family partition protein: MAKSREIKMPLPSAADLFSTQAERDEEKRESVQEISFAEISDFPNHPFKVRMDQNMLDMVESIRQYGVLVPALVREKSEGGYEMIAGHRRKMASELADKQTIPCIVRNVSDDEAIIIMVDSNLQREEILPSEKAFAYKMKLDAMKRQGKRTDLTSTPLGQKLGKYSVEILGESVGESKSQIQRFIRLTELIPPILELVDNTVLKDKEVLQIAMRPAVELSYLPKEEQQTLYDTMQLEDCTPSHAQAIKMRKFSEEGRLNEDVILSIIIRGKTESGRAV; the protein is encoded by the coding sequence ATGGCGAAAAGCAGAGAAATAAAAATGCCGCTTCCCTCAGCCGCTGATTTGTTCAGTACACAGGCAGAACGTGATGAAGAAAAGCGGGAATCCGTTCAGGAAATCTCTTTTGCAGAAATCAGCGATTTTCCGAACCATCCGTTTAAAGTGCGAATGGATCAAAATATGCTGGATATGGTTGAAAGTATCCGGCAGTATGGCGTGTTAGTTCCGGCACTTGTCAGGGAAAAGTCGGAGGGCGGTTATGAAATGATAGCCGGACACCGGAGAAAAATGGCGAGCGAGTTGGCAGATAAGCAGACGATACCGTGTATTGTTCGAAACGTGAGTGATGATGAGGCAATAATTATCATGGTTGACTCTAATCTTCAGCGGGAAGAAATCTTACCGTCAGAAAAAGCATTTGCTTATAAAATGAAGTTAGACGCGATGAAAAGACAGGGAAAACGCACAGATTTAACTTCTACCCCACTGGGGCAGAAGTTGGGAAAATATTCCGTAGAGATTTTAGGAGAATCTGTTGGAGAAAGTAAAAGTCAAATTCAACGCTTTATCCGTCTTACGGAACTTATCCCACCAATCCTTGAATTAGTCGATAACACTGTCTTAAAAGACAAGGAAGTGTTGCAGATTGCTATGCGCCCAGCGGTAGAGCTGTCTTACCTGCCGAAAGAGGAACAGCAAACCCTTTACGACACTATGCAGTTAGAGGACTGCACACCAAGCCATGCACAGGCGATTAAAATGCGTAAGTTTTCAGAAGAAGGGAGATTGAATGAAGATGTAATCTTATCTATAATTATCAGAGGAAAAACCGAATCAGGTAGAGCAGTTTAA
- a CDS encoding DUF6431 domain-containing protein, protein MDGFRPELQTCPCCGAKGACSVHAYYERSLADFVGGKPVWHSLCILRLVCSCGHTHAILPDFIIPYSSYGLFFILRVLAEYFLRLASVEKICARFCINQNQLYHWLSLFKKQKEEWLGLLSSRESSGLSFLKGLFRMPAYSGFASGFVRRFSVSFLQSHRNPAAYCQQQFGP, encoded by the coding sequence ATGGACGGTTTCCGGCCTGAACTACAGACCTGCCCCTGTTGTGGGGCAAAGGGAGCTTGTTCCGTCCATGCCTATTATGAACGTTCCCTGGCTGATTTCGTTGGTGGAAAGCCTGTCTGGCACAGCCTCTGTATCCTGCGCCTTGTCTGTTCCTGCGGCCATACCCATGCCATCCTTCCGGATTTCATCATCCCTTATTCCTCCTACGGCCTTTTCTTTATCCTCCGTGTCCTGGCGGAATATTTCCTTCGGCTTGCTTCCGTAGAAAAAATCTGCGCACGCTTCTGTATTAACCAAAACCAGCTCTACCATTGGCTTTCCCTGTTCAAAAAGCAGAAGGAAGAGTGGCTGGGCCTTCTCTCTTCCAGGGAGTCCTCCGGCCTCTCTTTCCTGAAAGGCCTTTTTCGGATGCCCGCTTATTCCGGCTTTGCATCCGGTTTTGTCCGCCGCTTCTCTGTCTCCTTCCTCCAGTCCCACAGAAATCCGGCGGCTTACTGCCAACAGCAGTTCGGCCCCTGA
- a CDS encoding rod shape-determining protein, protein MSVDIGIDLGTASILVYVKGKGVVLKEPSVVAFDRDTNVIKAIGEEARLMLGRTPGNIVAVRPLRQGVISDYIVTEKMIKYFVQKAVGRRTFKKPNISICVPSGVTEVEKKAVEEAAFAAGAREVHLIEEPVAAAIGAGIDIAKPCGNMIVDIGGGTSDIAVISLGGTVVNTSLKIAGDDFDEAIVRFMRKKHNLLIGERTAEDIKIKIGTTYPLVEDETMEVRGRNLVTGLPKIVTVTSSETEEALRETTSQIVEAVIAVLERTPPELSADILDRGIVLTGGGAMLRGLEELIEEKTGINTMTAEDPMKVVAIGTGQFVEFMNGRKDF, encoded by the coding sequence ATGTCGGTTGATATAGGAATTGATTTGGGAACTGCGAGCATTCTTGTTTATGTTAAGGGCAAGGGTGTTGTGTTAAAAGAACCGTCTGTTGTTGCATTTGACAGAGATACCAATGTGATCAAGGCCATTGGAGAAGAAGCGCGTCTGATGCTCGGCAGAACTCCGGGAAATATTGTGGCAGTCAGACCATTGCGACAAGGCGTAATTTCAGATTATATCGTAACAGAGAAGATGATCAAATATTTTGTGCAAAAGGCAGTGGGGAGACGGACCTTTAAGAAGCCAAATATCAGTATCTGCGTGCCCAGCGGGGTTACGGAGGTAGAGAAAAAGGCAGTGGAAGAGGCTGCTTTTGCGGCCGGTGCAAGGGAGGTTCATTTGATCGAAGAGCCCGTTGCGGCAGCGATTGGCGCCGGGATCGACATTGCCAAGCCCTGCGGGAATATGATCGTAGATATTGGTGGCGGAACTTCAGATATTGCTGTTATTTCTCTGGGCGGCACGGTGGTGAATACTTCGCTTAAGATAGCAGGCGATGACTTTGATGAGGCGATCGTGCGGTTCATGCGTAAAAAGCATAATCTTTTAATCGGCGAGCGTACAGCGGAGGATATTAAGATCAAGATCGGAACCACATATCCGTTGGTGGAAGATGAGACGATGGAGGTGCGGGGCCGTAACCTGGTGACTGGTCTGCCGAAGATCGTGACGGTAACATCATCAGAGACGGAGGAGGCACTCAGGGAGACGACCAGTCAGATCGTTGAGGCTGTTATTGCTGTTCTGGAGAGAACGCCTCCGGAGCTTTCAGCGGATATTCTGGACAGAGGAATCGTTCTAACCGGCGGCGGTGCGATGCTCAGAGGGCTTGAGGAATTGATTGAGGAGAAGACCGGTATCAATACCATGACAGCGGAAGATCCGATGAAGGTGGTAGCGATTGGTACCGGGCAGTTCGTAGAATTTATGAATGGAAGAAAGGATTTTTAG